A region of the Chroicocephalus ridibundus chromosome 1, bChrRid1.1, whole genome shotgun sequence genome:
TTTTTTCCTGTTAGCCAGTGCCCAGCCCGTGAAGAAATAATCTCTCCCACACCTAGGTAAAAATGCATTCAGAGGAGGACCAGTGATCAAATAAGTCTGTCACCAGACAAAAGGCTGGACTGAACATGCAGTAAAGCCACTTAAGCACGCAGAAAGCATAGAGCGGGTTTCTGAACTAAACCTTCACTCAGAGGCCCACACTGCACCAGCTCCAGCAAGCTTCTTCCCAGCATGCTGTACACCACGACATGGCTGCAAAGGAATCGTGTGTACTTGAAGAAGAACTACCACAAGCTGTTACAATAAGTTTGAGTAAAattttaatactttctttttttttttaaacacagaaaaataaaaacatctaaaaCAAAGTGCTTTTTTGGGCACTGAGCTCAGCCAGTCCCACAGAAATCTCCTTTTATATCACCATTTACTACTGAGAGGGTTAGGGCAGGCAATCCAGCTACTAGACTTCCTCGCTGTATTCCAAGACACGACGGGCACAGAAACATTTACTTCCCACTATGGAGCCACAGCCAATTACACAGATAGGCTCTCTATAATAAAAAGATTTCATACCAAAACCTTTAGGCTTGTGTGGTAACAGTCACTTACAGCAGTGACAGGTTGGTCATTAAGCTACAATATAAACTCAACATTAATTgctatgttaaaatatttaattctgaatGTGAGATCTGAGAACAGTTTTATCTTGCACACAAAGCTATACAGCGATGTGCATAAATAACACCCTTGAAGATACATTTAGCCTATTGTCAGAGAGGGTGACAATTTGGAGTTATCTTCTCAGAGTAAAAAATATGTGAgcacatttctgtgtctttctgtttATTACGATATATATTTTCCATCTTTtacgtatgtatatatatacacacactttctGTATGACTGTACATATATTTCTATAACTGCTGTGATTGTGGTACACGATTAAGTTATCATGAACTTTGAAGACACATTAATTCTTCTAAGCATCTTCATTTgtgggatttattttcttcactgtgtcCAGACGTTTTGATGTCACGCCTTGCTCCCTAATCTGttacctctttttctcctctccagtcCCTTCCCAAaggctgaattttaaaattatgatgaATTCCTAtttaaatacagctgaaaagGCAGTAGAGGAAGAACTTGGTACTCCTTTAACTTACAAGTGTTATACAAAAGCGACCCAGGTAGGACCACTGGGTCAACGATAAAAACCTGGAGATAGTCAGGAGTAAGACATAGTTCTGAAATAGCTCCCTCCACTTCCTGCCTTCCTACTTATTTTCTTAATAGCCAACAGCGACCCATTCAGCGAGGGGGAAAGAAGCTGGGGTAgaatttcagttctttatttctGTGGTCAGTTAACTATATTCAGCttccaaaaagttttaaaaaggagaaaaccagaaaatacaaTACATATCCACGGTATCTTAACCGCTAAATAAGAAGATTATAAGATCATACAGCTGGATCAGCAGTGGCGTGTGGCCGAAGAGAGAAAGTCTACGTAAGGAACCAAGACCTTACTGTCACTGCAATGCATTAATCTGATCCGGATCAGGCAACACCCCGGTGCCTCCACTGGAAAGCTAGCTAACTTAGAAACACAGGCAGCCAAATCCTAGAAAGGAAAGGCTGGTTATTGCAATGCTCCCTCTCCTCACATGAATAGCAATCAGCTGTTTGGAGCCGTAAACGTCATGCTATCCTATCACCAAAGGAAGCTGGTCCTAACCGTgaatttctcaaaaagaaaatttcaacacGTTGCTTTATTTTATCAACCTGTTTCATGCATCTGAGCCAGTTCTCATAATTTCTACTTGCTGCTTCCtgattccaaaatattttaaacctaGCAGAGACGCCAGATTCTCTTGTATATTTTAAGACACCATGTTTCATCCGTTTAACCTACCATTGAGCCTAACCGCTTCTCTTTGGGTGTCCTGATTTGAAGGTACCAAAGCACACCAATTTTGTGCTTGTGACTAATCATCCTCACTGCTAAAAGCTGATGCCTCCCATCCTCTCACCTTCCTAATTTCAGGATGTTGGGCTTTATCTGCCAGATATTGGAGATTATCAAAAGTTTCTCCATGACATTAGAAGCACTTCAGTATCAAGTACTTTCTTCCTGTTATTTATATGCCACAGTTACACCCACCGTGGTGTCCCCTCTGTGCTGGGGAATTACTCTGTCCTTCAGGTAAACTTGACAACTTTTAAAGCTGTGCGATACTCGTATCTCATTATGGTTTACCAAGGAACCGGACAAATAGTCTACCTGAGGATGTTGTCCTCTAGCTGTACCAGCCCTCAGTGAGATAAAAATCCTCCCAGCATTCAGCAGCTGAATTGGGAGCTGCCCCACACAGATTCTCTGGACCCCTAACTCCAAATCAAACATAACCATTACCATTTGAGAAGTATTTTACCTTTTCAGCTCCCAATTCCTAACAAACCAAAAAGTTCTGCTCTACAATGCCATTTCCCAGTCCCATCCAGTCTCACCAATCAGATCTCTACTCTACAAGCCATGAAAAATAATTCACTAAGGAACTCACAGTTATATgccaaaaaaatgccaaagttAGAAGAAGCTGGCAAGGACTGGCTGTATGCAAACAGAATGCCAGAAGAGACCATCTGGCCATCTCATTTCATCGTAAAAATTAGTTTCCTCCCAAGGGAACATGAAACCATCCAAAACAGAAGCTGTAACAACCTTGTAAAATCCCAGCTGATGGGAAACACCTGCTTTATATTGCGCACACACTAGTAACTTCTGAGTTTATGCTGCTGCCCAGATGCATGtgtccttgttaaaaaaaaacaaaaaacaaaaaaacccaccctaaaccTAATTTACACAAGAACGTAGGTCAAACGGCTTCGTTTGTGTGCATCTACTTATTGCACCTATTTTTCTGATAGAACCTCTATCCCTTATCAGGGAAACACAAAGAAGATCAACCAAGGGAAAGAAGGCAGATGGTGACAGGACAGCAAAGGTCGTAATGAGATCTCTCAAAGCAGACGAAGAGAAGCTATTTAAAGCTTaagatggtatttttttcagcctttttgccTAGCATTGGCATGTAAAAGTAGATTTCAACAAATCCTAGTAGCAGAGaataaaaatccaaatatatGCAAATACATAAATAGCACTAAAAAGGTActttttgttgtggggtttggtttggggtggtgggtttttttgttgtttttttttttttttttttttttaagtattgcaAGCACCTGGCTGTTAGCCATCTCTAGTGACAACTCTCTCCAGGACAGCATGCTGCTACACTGCTGATGCAGCATTCAGTGTGTGTCAGATTTCTTTCATGGTTGCAGCAAAGTGTCGCTTCCCATCTAAATACAGCATGGACTCTGAAATAAggtggagaaaaagagagaaccaCATTAGTAACTTAGTATCAAGGCTGGGCAAATACACAGAATGGTAAGATTACAAGCAAGCCACACTGTCATCAAAGCATAAAATAGATGTGGTTTGCCATGAAATCCTGCTAAATTATTCAAATGCCAATAGTTCGCCTATTAAAACAACCAATGTTCCAATAGAAAGCAAGCCATCTAGTCTACAGAGTTATGATGACAACGCATTAATTGGATACTTGCCTCCGTAAGTTTTGGGGACAACCCGTGGGACCTCATTTTCTGATATAAACGTAAAATGGAAGATATTGGTTGTGTGGTGCTCCCTGGTATCTGCATCATAAACCTCACTGTGTACTCGAACCTGGATGtagtttttttctgtgtaacagaCCTACGTAGTCAAGATAAGAGTTATAGGTCATAATTCATCACTGGCATTGAAAAACTGTAACAGACTTCATTGCACTGTTTAACAAGAAAAGTCATACACTCTCATAATGCACTGCTCATCATCAGCAATTAAGAGTGACTACAGCAAAGAtaagtttttctccttttcaaaaagaaatcaaCTCTTACCTGTCCAGAGAGCAGTAATAAGGATCCAACCTCAACTGGCCTCTGAAACATGATATCGTCAACAGACACAATAAAAGGTCTGGAACCCCTgagcaagaaaaaagagaaatttcttcTCAAGAATAACAAAGGTATttggagaaatttaaaatatttcattgccAGCATTTTAATGAAGGGTTACTAGAAAATAGATCTCTCTTAAACACAGGCCACAGGAAGCGCTAAAGAATTATGTCATCACCCATGACAAAAATAACTGGAGGAAACCtttcacacacataaaaatacacaCTCTCTAAGGACACATTATTGCATCATTATTCTATCTTATGACTTACACTTGCTAGGCAGTCTTCATGCCATCATTGCTTAGGCCTCAGTTTTCCAAGCACTGATATAAAACACTTCACTTTCTATCAGGCTATGCGTGCTCCATTAAACTTATACATAGATCTTTGCTGGGTGATGACCTCAGTCACACTTTCTAAGCATAAGCAGTTACAAGAAGGTGGTCAGAAACCATTCCTATTGAGTACAGAATGAAGATATGCAATATTTATTTGACCGAACGTCTATTTTACATGGTTAGAAAGAAAACATATCTTCAAAAGTCAATCTCAATAGATTGGTAagataaaagagaacagaaaaaggatgtattttctATCTTGACATGTAATGCTTAAAAACCAAGCTCCAAGGAGCAAGATGCTTATCTCTTTGTAAATGTAACAGATGCTCTAAGTAAAACAATGCTCTGTGCTAATAGTGCAAGATTCTACTAGACACCTAGGTCTTTTCTGCTCAGATAGTCATTAGGTTGGTTAGCCTGGCTTCCCAACCTATGTATATGTGCACAGGGCTCTGGATTATGTAAGTATGATAGGTCTACAACTCACCCATAGCTGCAAGCAGTTGCCCATCCTAGTTCAAATGCTTTTCTCATGAGAAAACCCCCAAAGATCCTGTTGAAGATGTTCCGTTCCTGTATgtagaaacaaaaatcaagctgCTATGTTACATACATTCTTTTCAAAGCATGGTATTGAAGTCTGCACTTCAGTTCACAGTATTTAACGGCACTCCCAGCATCTGAATGCATAAAAAGCGCTACTGAAATATATGTGCAAAAGTTCAAATGGCTGAGGCAACTTTACTTAATAGGAGCTCATCTGACTCATTTGACAACATAAGATAAAAACTCAAAATTCATCAACAACCAGAAGCCCAACTTAAACACTTTGCAAAGGAATTTCTTTGCACAAAATGAATAGTCTAGTAAGAAAACAAGGTAAttaaaaatcttctgttttgCAGTGGCAATCCATACAGATAAtagaaaaatggtgaaagaaaCTAAGATCTAAATACATTGCAAAGACTGcagaaccaaaacaaaataatggaTAACTGTTTCtgtaattcattaatatttttcaaaatacctgAGGATGGCAAATCTGTAGACCTTTTAGCTTTGCATCTTCCATCCACACCGAATTGGGTGGTAATTTACGACTCCGGAAACTTACTGTCCTTTGGAAGAGACAATAAACTTTATAGCCTACATTAACAGAATTCCGCAAGTCAAAAATGCACAAATAGCAAATACAGACAAACActacaaagaaaacccaaacaaacaaacaaaataaaccaccaaaaaacagAAATGCTATGACTAAAAGCCGTTCTAACTGACCTTGAAGCCTTATCTAAAGTGATACTTTGATTTGTTACTGCAATAAGCCTACACTCCTAATCTTTCAAAAACTTCTGCTAATGTTCAAGCTTATGTGAATGAAAAAACTCAAGAAAGGTACAcgaaagaaaagataaataaatcacAACCACAAAGCACACACTTTGCCAGAAAAGCCTTACTCTGTTTTTTAAGTCATAAGATGAATTAAAAGCACACAATGAGTTAACAGAGTAATTCAACATCAAACATGCAGACAGTCTGAGGTTTTTAAATCCAGACAGAAGATGTACAAAGTAAATCTGCTAATTTTAAGGGAAGGTATGTCTCACTTTGgtaaacagctttgaaaacaacAATTATGTAATGTTAGTAAGTTCAAGAAATTATACATTATCCTCAAATCCAACATTGCACTAATGTCATTGTTCTATCACCAGCGGCACTGGAAACTTTCGCACGAATCTCAAGTATAAGGGAAGTACACCAACACTAGTCTCCCTCAAATAATGTTGTCAgatattatatttaaaacaaactgcAAGATTACGTGGTCAAAATATGGCCAATCCCTGCcctcacaggtttttttccaagataTCATGGCAGAAAACTCTTAGACTGTGCAAGTCACATGGCTGCAAAACCATTCCCTTATTTGGCTAAACATCATTAACCTTTTTCCTCAAGATTATTCATAACAGCTTGCTCAAAAGCTCTTTGTACTAACTCTGTCACTTTTACCACACCTAATGCTCTTGAATGACAGAAGACTCTTTTAAGAGGTGTAGACACCGTATTACATTTTGTACCTGTGTTTCAAATAAAACGGCCCAGAGTTTAAATCgcaaaataggaaaagaaaaagcatgcatTTATTCCAGACTACCCTCTTACAAGCAACCACTCAAAAGGCCCGCTACTTTTCCCTCTCTTAAGACTTCAGtactcctcccccctccccttcttgcCTTGTGTCCAATGTATTAAGGAATATGTCATGAAcaatgtttctttcttctgcagtggGAGCCATTTTCAGTAAGGAGGCAGTACTGAAATCAATCCTCTTCAGCTTGTTcactaaacataaaaaaaaaaaatattcatatttgagttcaaaggaaaaaaaaaaacatttggctTGGCTCTGGAGATTTTAACCTAGAATCAGctgtctctttccttttttctttcccccccgtAAGTTAAAAGCTGTAACTTCAGAGCTCCATAGATTCAAAGAGAAATCTGGCTTTTAGAACTGactgcatgaaagaaaaaataaagcagaagttcACTGTTACCTCACCAATGTGATGAGGATCTTTTATACATACACTGTGATACCCATCCAACCACCTCTCCTACAGAAAACTTAAGTACTCCCCTCAAAGTACACAAAAACGTATCAAACAAGAAACCCTACAGAACAAGCAATCTTCTTCAGGTTTTGCCAATGGTACAAAGATGTAAATTTATGATAGAATTCATTACCATATGCCACAATGATTgaaattttagtttaaaataccTCCTGTTCAGTTTATTCAGTCTTTAATGTTTCTCTAATTCTCTGCTTTAAAATTCCagcttgaaacaaaaaaagatggagatacacgctccttcccctgctctccccctttctttttctcagtttctttccaaaaaagaacATGGGTGCCCAGATGGGGAAGGAGCTGTGATGCACCCAGCAGACCCACTATGGGGGCAATCAATCAGCCAGAGCGTTAGGAAAGCCTGTGTGCCGCGCTCAGATCTGAAGTGGAGCAAGCATCTTGGAAATGGAGAAGTCACGGAGGGGTGCAGAGCACATCAGAAGTACCCTTGCGTGTCAGTTTAGCCAAAGCATTTCCAAGAATGTGATATAGCAGGCTTTTAAACTCTCTTACACTACTGACACGAGACagaataaaaatctgattttaaacaAATTAGGAGCATTTCTAAGCAGAACTTCTGAAGTCTACTTCCTTCCAGCTACTAAGTTGAACCTGAGGCAGATGCGCATACTACCAGGAAGTACGACATACATTCCCCTTGCTtgaagatttcttcttcctcagggGTCTCAGGAACGAGTGGATTAACAAATGCTGGCCTAcagacaggaatttttttttaagttacaaacATTGTAAGAATTTGTCCTGTGAATACATTATAACATGTCTTCCATGTTTGCTTACATACACATTACAAGATGAAAAGACATACACTTCGGGTTATGTGGCAGCTGCCAAGAGAGTATCATATTAGCTTTGACTCTGAAGAGGCAATTCAGTGATCCAACCACTATCCAGTATAATTGAGAAAGAGTAAGGAATGCATCTATGCTTCTTAAAGAGTTAAAACTGTACCCATAGTTTATAATGAAGATTATTCAAGCAGAAAGCTGCTTAGAAACTCAGCAAATGAAGATGTGATGATCTTGGGATAGTCTAAAAGAGATACATAAAACTTGAACAGTATCATTCCTCCTGGAATAGAAAGAGCACAGTGCCATAGCTAGCAAGTGTTCTTATAATCTACACGTTCCCATGACACCCTTATCAACAGCCAAAAGCTGTTTACCACATGTACTACTTATCACAGATGATATGAGGCCCTCAAGTACAAAtttgtatgtttattttactGCACAAGTAAGTTTACTCTAACCTAATTATGTAacacaattatttcttttcacaagGCAAGGCAAATGCTTAATTTTCAAGAGCCATTCTTCCCCATAATttccaattattatttttccaattattatttttgctgaacAGTTCACCTCTATCCCAAGCCTTTACAAGAGGCACGGAGAGAGTACCTTTCACTTGGAACAAACTGCTCTTTCCTGGTTTGCTAAAGCTCTGAATTTTGGAGACACACCAGCTCCTGCACTGCAGAGTTCATTCTCCCTCTCCTCAGCCCAGGACACATCTACATCAGGTCTCCTGCCCAAGCCCCGAGCTGCTGAGATGCAAGTTTGTTATGATCCAAAAGCCACACAACCGTGTTTCTGTGGCACTTTAACCAACCTAACATACCCTGTACCTCTCTATAACATTTTTACATCACATAGAATAAATACTGTGCTTATATGGACACAATGCTTCCCAAAACACAGCTAGCTTGTGGCCAGCTGGCTTGAAGAACAGCCACTGAAGTTTGTATCTATCTGCACAAGTCCATACAGGCTTGTCCTCAGTCAATCTGCCAGTGTATAATTACAACAGATTTGACGTAGTTCTTTTGCAAAGTAAGTCCTTAAAATGAGAACCATAAAtacaagtgcttttttttaatgtatggtaTGTTAATGGGTTCTAAAAAATATCATAGATCTGAAGGAAACGAACCTGATAACTACTTGTAATATAATcatattgtatatatatataatataatcatatatatatatgatttataATATAATATTGTTTATTACTTTTGCAGGTTATACAAGAAAGATGTAAGAcatacaaatgtttttttctaggGCTGGAGTCATATAAACCAAAACTGAAACTGAGCAGCCTGTTGGTTTAATGACTAAGGAAGTACAGAGAGAGTGAAatcaaaaaaataagaaacttaattttgttttagTTCTCCGAAAATACTTATCAGTTCCATGTCACTTTCTTAACCAAGTTTTAGGCTGAGTTATTTGGATGACACCTATCACGTGTCTATTAGGGAATTAATGGTACTATTCACTCAAAGGCTATTTAACCATTGAGACtcaaccttttaattttttttagggcAGGAAAGCAATTAATTCTAACAACTACTGTAGCATGCAGGTGGGTTTTTAGCCAACTCATTCACCTCCATGTTCATCAGGCCAGCCAAACACAGGGAAAATCTCTTAAAGAAAAGGGTTAGAACCCAAGACTAACAGTAATTCCCAGTATCATTTGACTGCTGAAATCAATGCTCTGAAGCTTGCTCCAAGAAAGTAACACTTGCCAGCAGAAAACGACGACTATGTGACTTATTTATCACCTACACTGTACGGTTTCTACACATACATAGGAAGCTGACATGTTCACTATTTTTACCATAGCAGGAGTCTGAAGACTATTTTCCTGTCCTACaaattaccttttattttctggatCCCGGGCCACCATGACAAAGGTTGCATCTAACACAGGGCTGTAATCACCATCATGTAGCTAAGAGAGACAGGAAACAGTTATATTTTTAAACTCTAAAACTGTAAAATGTGCTTAGCAAGCTATTCAGTTGACATCGACTATGCAATCACACTGTTAAGGTTGCTTACTTTCACTTTCTGTCATCCCTTGTAAGATCTCTCACAATtggtcaaagaagaaaataacacaaaCTCAAACTCTAGTTTCAGGAACTCTGCAATGTAAACAGTAAGCATGGAATGCTTATTAACTACCAGTTTCAGCTGGGGGGCGAGAGGAAACTGACACAGGCATTGTAAAAGGACCCACTGACCCTTTATTCTGAGAAACTCCAAAACACCAATTTGTTGTCAAAACTAAATTGCTGCTAAAGCCAGCACCAGGAGGAGTTCAGACAACAAAGGTGTAACATTATCTTCTACATCAGAGACCTTACTTAAGGAGACAAACCGaatcaaaaaatatttacctATCTGAATTATAGCTACTAATACCACTTAGGCACTTATAGCATACCTTTGTTACTCTAAATAATTAAATTACTGAATTAATGTTTCAATTAACTAAATCAACTGACATTAAATATTCAATACAAACACTAAGgaattttaaattgaattattaaTATTCCTTCTGCTTCCTGCACAGCGTAGCCTGGTTACACCCttcacttaatttattttctattatttagtATTTAATAACTCATTACAATAATTATTACACATAGCAGATAAGATGAACACAAGAGAGCAAATTTAATCCTGAATCTGAATAccaatattaaaaattataaaactataaaatgcatagataaaaagaaaaataaagtttttcaaaagcagggagaaacttctttaagaaaatacagaacacagacacctatttttttctgtaggagTACCGTGTTCCGGTTTAATTACAAAATGCTGGACTTGGCAGAAAGATGAGCAACAGAGGATCTTGCTGCAGCTACACTACTGGAAGTCATCTTGGTCTTGAAACACTAGCGCAATTCCAAGCCCTTCAAAACCAGTTATTCTAGACAATATAATTTAGACTGATAATGTCACCATCCAGAATTCACCTGAAGCACCTCATGACTGTCACAGGAACTAACCTGCAGCATGTGCATCTTCACTTCCATtgaggtccttccaacccaagaaACATTGCCTGTGAATTTGATGTCACAGTCTGGATATATAATCTTCTTGCACAAATCTGCAAGACAAACATTAGAGGTTACTGGAGACATCTAATATTAGAAAGACTGGATTCTCTAAGacctttttctgttctgtaagtGCCAACACACACAAAGACAACCCACAAAAGACAGCTGTTGCAACAGACAACACTGCCAGCCTGCAGTTTCTACCTTATCAGACTTCTAAAGCcagaacaggaggaggaggaggcaggcacaCAAGTGGCAGATGGATGGCAGAGCCACAGAGGTGTTTAGTAGAACATGTGACATAAGCAAGGTCCAGCTCCACCAGAACAAACACTGTCCAATAATGAAGCTGAGAAACTCACatgacaaaataaaaccaaacgcAGAAGTGCAGGAAGCATGAAAGTAGTATTTTGCAATGAATGgaaatacaaaatgctgaaaagcaTCTACAAaa
Encoded here:
- the ACOT9 gene encoding acyl-coenzyme A thioesterase 9, mitochondrial isoform X1, whose translation is MLATRLCTMRKLPSVLARTLASVTSGSSMLPDMSEGHLPIHVNNVRSRLRDIVGASTNWRDHVQAMQERKALHTLLAKRQEDLPPRRMKDSYLEVILPLGSQPEIREKYLNVHNSVRFGRILEDLDSLGVLICYTHTKQEMQPRSPLSIVTALVDKINLCKKIIYPDCDIKFTGNVSWVGRTSMEVKMHMLQLHDGDYSPVLDATFVMVARDPENKRPAFVNPLVPETPEEEEIFKQGELNKLKRIDFSTASLLKMAPTAEERNIVHDIFLNTLDTRTVSFRSRKLPPNSVWMEDAKLKGLQICHPQERNIFNRIFGGFLMRKAFELGWATACSYGGSRPFIVSVDDIMFQRPVEVGSLLLLSGQVCYTEKNYIQVRVHSEVYDADTREHHTTNIFHFTFISENEVPRVVPKTYGESMLYLDGKRHFAATMKEI
- the ACOT9 gene encoding acyl-coenzyme A thioesterase 9, mitochondrial isoform X2 yields the protein MRKLPSVLARTLASVTSGSSMLPDMSEGHLPIHVNNVRSRLRDIVGASTNWRDHVQAMQERKALHTLLAKRQEDLPPRRMKDSYLEVILPLGSQPEIREKYLNVHNSVRFGRILEDLDSLGVLICYTHTKQEMQPRSPLSIVTALVDKINLCKKIIYPDCDIKFTGNVSWVGRTSMEVKMHMLQLHDGDYSPVLDATFVMVARDPENKRPAFVNPLVPETPEEEEIFKQGELNKLKRIDFSTASLLKMAPTAEERNIVHDIFLNTLDTRTVSFRSRKLPPNSVWMEDAKLKGLQICHPQERNIFNRIFGGFLMRKAFELGWATACSYGGSRPFIVSVDDIMFQRPVEVGSLLLLSGQVCYTEKNYIQVRVHSEVYDADTREHHTTNIFHFTFISENEVPRVVPKTYGESMLYLDGKRHFAATMKEI
- the ACOT9 gene encoding acyl-coenzyme A thioesterase 9, mitochondrial isoform X4; translated protein: MQERKALHTLLAKRQEDLPPRRMKDSYLEVILPLGSQPEIREKYLNVHNSVRFGRILEDLDSLGVLICYTHTKQEMQPRSPLSIVTALVDKINLCKKIIYPDCDIKFTGNVSWVGRTSMEVKMHMLQLHDGDYSPVLDATFVMVARDPENKRPAFVNPLVPETPEEEEIFKQGELNKLKRIDFSTASLLKMAPTAEERNIVHDIFLNTLDTRTVSFRSRKLPPNSVWMEDAKLKGLQICHPQERNIFNRIFGGFLMRKAFELGWATACSYGGSRPFIVSVDDIMFQRPVEVGSLLLLSGQVCYTEKNYIQVRVHSEVYDADTREHHTTNIFHFTFISENEVPRVVPKTYGESMLYLDGKRHFAATMKEI
- the ACOT9 gene encoding acyl-coenzyme A thioesterase 9, mitochondrial isoform X3, with amino-acid sequence MLATRLCTMRKLPSVLARTLASVTSGSSMLPDMSEVRSRLRDIVGASTNWRDHVQAMQERKALHTLLAKRQEDLPPRRMKDSYLEVILPLGSQPEIREKYLNVHNSVRFGRILEDLDSLGVLICYTHTKQEMQPRSPLSIVTALVDKINLCKKIIYPDCDIKFTGNVSWVGRTSMEVKMHMLQLHDGDYSPVLDATFVMVARDPENKRPAFVNPLVPETPEEEEIFKQGELNKLKRIDFSTASLLKMAPTAEERNIVHDIFLNTLDTRTVSFRSRKLPPNSVWMEDAKLKGLQICHPQERNIFNRIFGGFLMRKAFELGWATACSYGGSRPFIVSVDDIMFQRPVEVGSLLLLSGQVCYTEKNYIQVRVHSEVYDADTREHHTTNIFHFTFISENEVPRVVPKTYGESMLYLDGKRHFAATMKEI